In one window of Helianthus annuus cultivar XRQ/B chromosome 17, HanXRQr2.0-SUNRISE, whole genome shotgun sequence DNA:
- the LOC110925078 gene encoding uncharacterized protein LOC110925078, whose amino-acid sequence MALETIQEGVKSEEVESNSDEVCDNVETSISEEKVGEELMKPLSNPWESSVCEGECDCTMMVAAKGASTFLDSLWYVDSGGSRHMTGCRTLLKGFIKNGWGDISFGNNSKRKVLGSGMVQARKLKFEHVNLIDNLIFNLLSVS is encoded by the exons ATGGCACTAGAGACAATACAGGAAGGGGTTAAGTCTGAGGAAGTGGAGTCCAATTCTGATGAGGTTTGTGATAACGTTGAAACATCTATTTCAGAAGAAAAGGTTGGTGAAGAACTGATGAAACCTCTGTCAAACCCATGGGAGTCTAGTGTTTGTGAAGGAGAATGTGATTGTACCATGATGgttgctgctaag ggagcttctacTTTCCTTGATAGtttatggtatgtagatagtggaggctccaggcacatgacaggatgtagaACCCTTCTCAAAGGTTTCATAAAAAATGGATGGGgcgatatatcctttggtaacaACTCAAAAAGAAAGGTGTTGGGGTCAGGGATGGTCCAAGCAAGGAAACTCAAGTTTGAACATGTCAATCTTATTGACAATCTTATATTTAATCTTCTTAGTGTATCATAA
- the LOC110925080 gene encoding uncharacterized protein LOC110925080, with protein sequence MRSLATKMPTTLGMKSMVMGIEGTTVTRITANHETTTNGIEMKGGNQRGTQGGNQVRGERRDERRDERRNERRDERRDNWRNDDQEVNGPYRRQQPPRGVNDRFRPIVTENDSPIVCERRMFDCKPHYINILPHFNGRSNDEPYTHLAEFSSICSTIGGHNFALEEVKLRLFQFSLKDKAKQWFLTLPANSIRTWGEMQQAFLDEYYSMAKTDDARDEIRSFRQLSGEPLHEAFTRFRELMRKCPRHQIEKWELVKCFVRGLDDNTWNRLESTSNGTLLSNHEDDDWEFLERMSKRSKEKESADRAKKHPTSRSWPDRDASSKDRIDTLERELARMKKKEVGAVQYSVCEECGDIGHRTENCQATVEVNQVYGDRRQYDMNSNTYHPGLRNHPNFRYGNASNQMNPNFQSGNQGGYSHQTRQRGYNQDGHGLTNNQGGGGDLNAKMDAMLSMMQESKKENEIQDKLHEALAKQVGQLAEEMAQLRGSVGKLPSDTTVNPKHQSSSTGNVRNVHISAVSLLSNDEVCSSVESIPPQCVDGVVGNTRDELEIEEWYPPKDERWENFKQAKINLPLLDDIKKVPAHVECLKELSIEKRHNKLPEPVDLISHVSAVLSSALPQKAQDSGDPLIPIQIGTFKIERALLDLGACVSILPGSLYDQYDFGPLKNFDTPVVLADQTPTHPRGMVEDVIVKVDDCYYPVDFLVVDYVGCVEDTQPVVILGRPFLATANAILNCETGTVSMKFGDRELNLNVFPNFTNPLGEDKCPKKDMNPNKKVCAMVGRFGEPKKKPVKKKKAKKSPQEKKKEEEVRKFGPFGNKWYESPVGDFEELVDGKHAIRPP encoded by the exons ATGAGGAGTTTGGCTACCAAAATGCCAACTACGTTGGGGATGAAGAGTATGGTTATGGGAATAGAAGGAACGACGGTTACGAGAATAACCGCCAACCACGAAACAACAACCAACGGAATCGAAATGAAGG gtggaAATCAAAGAGGTACTCAAGGTGGGAATCAAGTAAGGGGCGAGAGAAGAGATGAGCGACGAGATGAAAGAAGGAATGAGAGAAGGGACGAAAGAAGAGATAACTGGAGAAATGATGATCAAGAAGTTAACGGTCCttatcgtcgtcaacaacctccacggggagtgaatGACCGTTTTAGGCCTATTGTTACCGAAAACGATTCGCCAATCGTTTGTGAGcgaaggatgtttgattgtaaacctcattacatcaacatacttccccACTTCAATGGGAGATCCAACGATGAACCGTACACACATTTGGCGGAATTTTCCTCTATTTGTAGCACTATTGGGGGGCATAACTTCGCACTAGAGGAGGTCAAACTTCGCTTGTTCCAATTTTCATTGAAAGACAAAGCGAAGCAATGGTTCCttacacttccggccaatagCATTCGCACATGGGGAGAAATGCAACAAGCTTTTCTGGATGAGTATTATTCAATGGCAAAGACCGACGATGCTCgtgatgaaattaggtcttttcGCCAATTGTCGGGCGAACCGTTGCATGAAGCCTTCACAAGATTTAGGGAGTTGATGCGAAAGTGCCCACGTCATCAAATAGAAAAGTGGGAATTGGTCAAATGCTTTGTACGGGGTTTGGACGACAACACATGGAACCGACTTGAATCAACGAGCAATGGGACCCTTCTAAGCAaccatgaagatgatgattgggagtttttggagcgGATGAGCAAACGAtcaaaggaaaaggaatcggCCGACCGAGCCAAAAAGCACCCTACCTCAAGGTCATGGCCCGATCGTGATGCAAGTTCTAAGGATCGGATTGATACGTTGGAGCGGGAATTGGCccgcatgaagaagaaggaagtggGTGCGGTACAATATAGCGTATGTGAAGAATGTGGTGACATCGGTCACCGGACCGAGAATTGTCAAGCCACCGTGGAGGTGAATCAAGTGTATGGGGACCGAAGGCAATATGATATGAACTCTAACACTTACCAtcccgggttgaggaaccatcCTAACTTTAGGTATGGTAATGCCTCTAACCAAATGAATCCGAATTTCCAATCTGGAAATCAAGGCGGGTATTCGCACCAAACTCGCCAAAGAGGTTACAACCAAGATGGTCACGGGTTGACGAATAATCAAGGAGGTGGTGGTGATTTGAATGCAAAGATGGATGCAATGCTTTCAATGATGCAAGAGTCCAAGAAAGAGAATGAAATTCAGGACAAATTGCATGAAGCATTAGCAAAACAAGTGGGCCAACTTGCGGAGGAAATGGCACAACTGAGGGGGAGCGTGGGAAAGCTCCCAAGTGACAccacggtgaaccctaagcatcaaagTTCAAGCACGGGCAATGTGAGGAATGTGCACATTAGTGCGGTAAGTCTTCTTTCAAATGATGAGGTTTGTAGTAGTGTTGAAAGCATTCCACCACAATGCGTTGATGGTGTAGTGGGAAATACAAGAGATGAGTTGGAAA TTGAGGAATGGTACCCACCGAAGGATGAGAGGTGGGAAAATTTTAAACAAGCAAAAATTAATTTACCGTTACTCGATGACATTAAAAAGGTTCCGGCTCATGTGGAATGCTTAAAGGAGTTAAGCATCGAAAAACGGCACAACAAATTACCCGAACCGGTTGATTTGATATCACATGTTAGTGCCGTTCTATCGAGTGCCCTTCCTCAAAAAGCTCAAGATTCGGGAGATCCTCTTATTCCAATTCAAATTGGAACCTTCAAAATTGAGAGGGCGCTCCTCGATCTTGGAGCTTGTGTGAGCATTTTACCCGggagtttgtatgaccaatacgattttggtccattaAAAAATTTTGATACTCCCGTGGTATTGGCCGATCAGACTCCCACGCATCCAAGGGGGATGGTGGAGGATGTGATTGTTAAGGTGGATGATTGCTACTACCCAGTTGACTTTTTGGTAGTAGACTATGTTGGGTGTGTTGAGGATACCCAACCGGTAGTTATCTTGGGTAGACCGTTCTTGGCAACTGCTAATGCCATATTAAATTGTGAAACGGGAACGGTAAGCATGAAGTTTGGGGACCGGGAattaaatttaaatgtttttCCAAATTTCACTAACCCGCTCGGTGAGGATAAGTGTCCTAAAAAGGACATGAATCCAAACAAAAAGGTGTGTGCTATGGTTGGTAGGTTTGGAGAACCAAAGAAGAAACCGGTCAAGaagaagaaggcgaagaagtCGCCtcaagaaaagaagaaggaagaggAAGTGAGGAAGTTTGGACCGTTTGGCAACAAATGGTACGAATCACCGGTGGGTGATTTTGAGGAGCTCGTGGACGGCAAGCATGCCATTCGACCACCATGA